In Paracoccus methylovorus, a genomic segment contains:
- a CDS encoding DUF2332 family protein: MTSWREAFALQANACRALGSPLTARICEQLALILAKDDSVLARRVRTWPGDPSHRADSVPLRLCGALHALVLTGQNPELAQAYAEADDATLYQRISHTIQSDQAHMLEWLDHAPQTNEVARAAVLIAGAWFLGHLVPNGRFDLLELGASAGLNLNFPHYRLAVSDRFEPALLPGDEAAVWL, translated from the coding sequence ATGACCTCTTGGCGCGAAGCATTCGCCTTGCAGGCGAATGCCTGCCGCGCGCTGGGTTCGCCTCTGACGGCGCGTATCTGCGAACAACTGGCCCTGATTCTGGCCAAGGATGACAGCGTTCTGGCGCGGCGCGTCCGGACCTGGCCCGGCGATCCCAGCCACCGCGCCGACTCGGTGCCGTTGCGACTTTGCGGCGCCCTGCACGCGTTGGTCCTGACCGGGCAGAACCCGGAACTGGCGCAAGCCTATGCCGAGGCCGACGATGCCACGCTGTATCAAAGAATATCACACACGATTCAAAGCGATCAGGCACATATGCTGGAATGGCTCGACCATGCGCCCCAGACCAACGAGGTTGCGCGGGCGGCTGTGCTGATCGCGGGGGCTTGGTTTCTGGGCCATCTGGTGCCCAACGGCCGTTTCGACCTGCTGGAGCTGGGGGCCAGCGCGGGGCTTAACCTTAACTTTCCGCATTACCGTCTTGCTGTATCTGATAGATTTGAACCTGCCCTGCTACCGGGGGATGAGGCCGCGGTCTGGCTGTGA
- a CDS encoding DUF2332 family protein: MTPEWRGTAPAYAPLAIGAARGVDLNPLSPIKDGLRLLSYIWADQRARLERMQAALALAETCPPQVDRADAGDWLVTRLNEASPNGRLVYHTVAAQYFPAATRDKIESALLAAGAKASFDRPLAHLSMEADGGDGAALALRLWAGGMMREWRLGRADFHARWIDWQPKEI, from the coding sequence GTGACCCCCGAATGGCGCGGCACCGCGCCTGCCTATGCGCCACTGGCGATAGGCGCGGCGCGTGGCGTCGATCTGAACCCGCTTTCTCCGATAAAAGACGGGCTGCGTCTGCTTTCCTATATCTGGGCGGATCAGCGTGCGCGGCTGGAACGCATGCAGGCAGCCCTCGCACTGGCCGAAACCTGCCCGCCGCAGGTGGATCGCGCCGATGCAGGCGACTGGCTGGTTACCCGACTGAATGAGGCTTCCCCGAATGGCAGGCTTGTTTATCACACCGTGGCGGCGCAATATTTTCCTGCCGCCACACGTGACAAGATCGAATCCGCGCTGCTGGCAGCCGGGGCAAAAGCCAGCTTCGACCGCCCCTTGGCGCATCTGTCGATGGAGGCCGACGGCGGCGACGGCGCCGCATTGGCCCTGCGGTTGTGGGCTGGCGGAATGATGCGGGAATGGCGCCTCGGCCGGGCGGATTTCCATGCCCGCTGGATCGACTGGCAGCCGAAGGAGATCTGA
- a CDS encoding DUF2237 family protein, with product MDPALNVLGGRLETCSTAPLTGFFRDGCCNTGPEDQGRHTVCVIVTAEFLALSKYLGNDLSTARPEFRFAGLKPGDRWCLCAARFLQAAQEFAAPEVVLEATHARTLEIVPLELLHAHAAGQHKD from the coding sequence ATGGACCCCGCGCTCAACGTCCTTGGCGGCAGGCTCGAAACCTGCTCGACCGCGCCGCTGACCGGATTTTTCCGCGACGGCTGCTGCAATACCGGCCCCGAGGACCAGGGTCGGCATACCGTCTGCGTGATCGTGACGGCGGAATTCCTGGCCTTGTCGAAATATCTGGGCAATGACCTTAGCACCGCTCGCCCCGAATTCCGCTTTGCTGGATTGAAACCGGGCGACCGCTGGTGCCTGTGCGCCGCCCGCTTTCTGCAAGCGGCGCAGGAATTCGCCGCCCCCGAGGTGGTGCTGGAGGCAACCCACGCCCGCACGTTGGAAATCGTGCCGCTGGAATTGCTGCACGCCCATGCGGCAGGCCAGCACAAGGATTAG
- a CDS encoding YigZ family protein: MSLTVFDKIITDRGSRYAVSGGPARTRAEAEALLAELRCNKRFAKATHNTWAAILSDEPVRDDDGESGASQIILQMLERAGLTDHVVIVTRWYGGKHLGGDRFRHVVDAVRHYLGQIGR, translated from the coding sequence ATGAGCCTGACGGTTTTCGACAAGATCATCACGGATCGCGGGTCGCGCTATGCGGTTTCGGGCGGTCCGGCACGGACGCGTGCCGAGGCCGAGGCGCTGCTGGCGGAACTGCGTTGCAACAAGCGTTTCGCCAAGGCGACGCATAACACCTGGGCCGCGATCCTGTCGGATGAGCCGGTGCGCGACGATGACGGCGAAAGCGGTGCAAGCCAGATCATCCTGCAAATGCTGGAACGGGCCGGACTGACCGATCATGTGGTGATCGTGACGCGCTGGTATGGCGGCAAGCATCTGGGCGGCGACCGCTTTCGCCATGTCGTCGATGCGGTGCGGCACTATTTGGGACAGATCGGACGCTAA
- a CDS encoding Fur family transcriptional regulator, with the protein MEIETRAQSFEDALRRSGVRITRQRAALLRVLAAAEDHPDAMQLHQRATAAGAGVSLATVYRTLSALEAQGVIQKVEFVGEPARFEPADGNHHDHMIDVETGEVMEFVNERIERLQAEIAAEMGYEIVRHRLELYVRRRR; encoded by the coding sequence ATGGAGATCGAAACCCGCGCCCAATCCTTCGAGGATGCGCTGCGCCGTTCGGGCGTACGCATTACCCGTCAGCGGGCCGCGCTGCTGCGCGTGCTGGCCGCGGCCGAGGACCACCCCGACGCGATGCAGTTGCATCAGCGCGCGACGGCGGCGGGGGCAGGAGTGTCCTTGGCGACGGTCTATCGCACGCTTTCGGCGCTGGAGGCGCAGGGCGTGATCCAGAAGGTGGAATTCGTCGGTGAGCCTGCCCGGTTCGAGCCTGCCGACGGCAACCACCACGACCATATGATCGATGTCGAAACCGGCGAGGTCATGGAATTCGTCAACGAACGCATCGAGCGCCTGCAAGCCGAGATTGCCGCCGAGATGGGCTATGAAATCGTCCGCCACCGGCTGGAACTCTATGTCCGTCGCCGCCGATGA
- a CDS encoding metal ABC transporter substrate-binding protein, translated as MAGLAAPAIVPGLARAQPGKFKVATTFTIIADMARNVAGDRAEVVSITKPGAEIHNYEPTPSDLIGARDASLILRNGLNLEMWFEQFLRNLGDLPSATLTDGIEPMPIMGGHYDGKPNPHAWMAMDTALIYVDNIAAALSKADPEGTGTYRANAGRYKGQIAKTVGPLRDAARALPEERRWLVTSEGAFSYLACDFNLNELFLWPINADAQGTPQQVRRVVDAIRQHNIPVVFSESTVSDRPARQIAAETGARYGGVLYVDSLSGPEGPVPTYLDLLRVTSQTIVEGLSDA; from the coding sequence ATGGCCGGGCTTGCCGCCCCGGCCATCGTGCCCGGACTGGCCCGCGCCCAACCGGGCAAGTTCAAGGTCGCGACGACCTTCACCATCATCGCCGACATGGCGCGCAACGTGGCGGGCGATCGCGCCGAGGTGGTGTCGATCACCAAGCCGGGGGCCGAGATCCACAATTACGAACCCACGCCCAGCGACCTGATCGGCGCCCGCGACGCCAGTCTGATCCTGCGCAACGGGCTGAATCTGGAGATGTGGTTCGAACAGTTCCTGCGCAATCTGGGCGACCTGCCTTCGGCCACACTGACCGACGGGATCGAGCCGATGCCGATCATGGGCGGCCATTATGACGGAAAACCCAACCCGCATGCCTGGATGGCGATGGATACCGCGCTGATCTATGTGGACAACATTGCCGCCGCCCTGTCCAAGGCCGACCCCGAGGGCACCGGCACCTATCGCGCCAACGCCGGCCGCTACAAGGGCCAGATTGCCAAGACCGTGGGACCGCTGCGCGACGCCGCACGCGCCTTGCCCGAAGAGCGGCGCTGGCTGGTGACCTCGGAAGGGGCGTTTTCCTATCTGGCGTGCGATTTCAACCTGAACGAATTGTTCCTGTGGCCGATCAATGCCGATGCACAGGGCACGCCCCAACAGGTGCGGCGCGTGGTCGATGCCATCCGCCAGCACAATATCCCGGTGGTGTTTTCCGAAAGCACCGTCTCGGACCGCCCGGCACGCCAGATCGCGGCCGAGACCGGGGCGCGATATGGCGGTGTGCTGTATGTCGACAGCCTGTCGGGACCCGAGGGGCCGGTGCCGACTTATCTGGACCTGTTGCGCGTGACCTCGCAAACCATTGTCGAGGGGCTTTCAGATGCGTGA
- a CDS encoding manganese/iron ABC transporter ATP-binding protein, with amino-acid sequence MRDAPGIEVSDLTVAYRNGFTALRDASFSVPQASVTALVGVNGSGKSTLFKALMGFVPAAAGKVRVLGIAVPQALRQNLIAYVPQAEEVDWSFPVLVEDVVMMGRYGHMGFLRRARPEDRRAVDEALARVSMQDFRHRQIGELSGGQKKRVFLARALAQGASVILLDEPFTGVDVKTESAIIELLQQMRDEGRVMLVSTHDLGSVPEYCDRVVLVKNTVLAHGPTAEVFTPDNLRHAFGGVLRHFVLGPRHLHDDDDPRGLTVLSDDERPLVFYDDKQRSAREEAAQK; translated from the coding sequence ATGCGTGACGCCCCCGGCATCGAGGTCTCGGACCTGACGGTGGCCTATCGCAACGGCTTTACCGCACTGCGCGATGCCAGCTTTAGCGTGCCGCAGGCTTCGGTGACCGCATTGGTGGGGGTGAACGGCTCGGGTAAATCGACGCTTTTCAAGGCGCTGATGGGATTTGTTCCGGCCGCCGCCGGTAAGGTTCGGGTGCTTGGCATTGCGGTGCCGCAGGCCCTGCGCCAGAACCTCATCGCCTATGTGCCGCAGGCGGAAGAGGTGGACTGGTCCTTTCCCGTGCTGGTCGAGGACGTGGTGATGATGGGCCGCTATGGTCACATGGGCTTTCTGCGCCGCGCTCGGCCCGAGGATCGCCGCGCCGTGGACGAGGCGCTGGCCCGCGTCAGCATGCAGGATTTCCGTCACCGCCAGATCGGCGAGCTTTCAGGCGGCCAGAAAAAGCGCGTCTTTCTGGCACGGGCGTTGGCGCAGGGCGCCTCGGTGATCCTGCTGGACGAGCCCTTTACCGGCGTGGACGTCAAAACCGAATCCGCGATCATCGAGCTGTTGCAGCAAATGCGGGATGAGGGCCGGGTCATGCTGGTTTCGACCCACGACCTTGGTTCGGTGCCGGAATATTGCGACCGGGTGGTGCTGGTCAAGAACACCGTGCTGGCGCATGGCCCCACAGCCGAGGTCTTTACTCCGGATAATCTGCGCCACGCCTTTGGCGGCGTCTTGCGGCATTTCGTGCTGGGCCCGCGGCATCTGCACGACGACGACGATCCGCGCGGGCTGACCGTGCTGTCGGACGACGAACGCCCGCTGGTGTTTTACGACGACAAGCAGCGCAGCGCGCGCGAAGAGGCGGCGCAGAAATGA
- a CDS encoding metal ABC transporter permease: protein MIRTLLVPFEYSYMTDAIWVSALVGGVCAFLSAYLMLKGWSLIGDALSHSIVPGVAGAYMLGLPFALGAFLSGGLAALAMLFLTKRTGLKEDAIIGLIFTGFFGLGLFMVSLNPMAVSVQTITMGNILAITPGDTLQLALIGGISLLILTAKWRDLMVVFFDESHARTIGLNPPALKVLFFTLLSACTVAAMQTVGAFLVVALVVTPGATAYLLTDRFPRLILLSVAIGSITSAVGAYISFFLDGATGGVIVCLQTLIFLAAFLLAPKHGLLAARRRARQALNEAA from the coding sequence ATGATCCGCACCCTGCTTGTCCCCTTTGAATACAGCTATATGACCGATGCGATCTGGGTTTCGGCGCTGGTCGGCGGGGTTTGCGCCTTTCTTTCGGCCTATCTGATGCTCAAAGGCTGGTCGCTGATCGGCGATGCACTGAGCCACTCGATCGTGCCGGGGGTTGCGGGGGCGTATATGCTGGGCCTGCCCTTTGCGCTGGGGGCGTTTCTGTCGGGGGGCCTCGCGGCGTTGGCCATGCTGTTTCTGACCAAGCGCACCGGTCTGAAAGAGGACGCGATCATCGGCCTGATCTTTACCGGCTTTTTCGGGCTGGGACTGTTCATGGTCTCGCTGAACCCGATGGCGGTCTCGGTCCAGACCATCACCATGGGCAATATCCTTGCCATCACGCCCGGCGACACGCTGCAACTGGCGTTGATCGGCGGGATATCACTGTTGATCCTGACCGCGAAATGGCGTGACCTGATGGTGGTGTTTTTCGATGAAAGCCATGCCCGGACCATCGGGCTGAACCCGCCGGCGCTGAAGGTGCTGTTCTTCACCCTGCTCTCAGCCTGCACGGTCGCGGCGATGCAGACCGTGGGCGCGTTTCTGGTGGTGGCGCTGGTGGTGACGCCCGGAGCCACCGCCTATCTGCTGACCGACCGCTTTCCCCGGCTGATCCTGCTGTCGGTGGCGATCGGCTCGATCACCTCGGCGGTCGGCGCCTATATCTCGTTCTTTCTCGACGGCGCGACCGGGGGCGTTATCGTCTGCCTTCAGACCCTGATCTTCCTTGCCGCTTTTCTGCTGGCACCCAAGCACGGGCTTTTGGCCGCCCGTCGCCGTGCCCGCCAAGCATTGAACGAGGCCGCATGA
- a CDS encoding metal ABC transporter permease — protein sequence MDWLTMPLTFPFMRDAALIGLMIALPAGLLSCFLVLKGWSLMGDAVSHAVLPGVVLAYVAGLPLILGAFVAGMSCALLTGWLQNNSRVKADTVLGVVMSGMFGLGIVLYTAIQTDLHLDHILFGNMLGVGPEDLRLAGSISAVVGLVLILKWRDFALLAFDPVQARVSGLALNLLNYGLLAMISATVVAMLSAVGIILAVALLIAPGAIAFLVTRRLATMLATSVGVAAFGTVSGVWASFWLNSAPAPTIVLVLTALFVLAFSWRIIATRRAQAVG from the coding sequence ATGGACTGGCTGACGATGCCCCTGACTTTTCCGTTCATGCGCGATGCGGCGCTGATCGGGCTGATGATCGCCTTGCCCGCGGGGTTGCTGTCCTGCTTTCTGGTGCTCAAGGGCTGGTCGCTGATGGGCGACGCGGTCAGCCACGCCGTGCTGCCGGGGGTGGTGCTGGCCTATGTCGCAGGCCTGCCGCTGATCCTTGGCGCATTCGTCGCGGGTATGAGCTGCGCACTTCTGACCGGCTGGTTGCAGAACAACAGCCGCGTCAAGGCCGATACCGTGCTGGGCGTGGTCATGTCGGGCATGTTCGGATTGGGGATCGTGCTTTACACGGCGATCCAGACCGACCTGCATCTGGATCATATCCTGTTCGGCAATATGCTGGGCGTCGGCCCTGAGGATCTGCGTCTGGCCGGCAGCATCTCGGCCGTGGTCGGTCTGGTGCTGATCCTGAAATGGCGCGATTTCGCGCTGCTGGCCTTTGATCCGGTGCAGGCGCGGGTTTCGGGGTTGGCGCTGAACTTGCTGAACTATGGGCTGCTGGCAATGATCTCGGCCACCGTGGTCGCCATGCTCAGCGCGGTCGGCATCATTCTGGCCGTGGCGCTGTTGATCGCGCCCGGAGCCATCGCCTTTCTGGTCACGCGCAGGCTGGCGACGATGCTGGCCACCTCGGTCGGCGTTGCGGCATTCGGGACGGTCAGCGGGGTCTGGGCCAGCTTCTGGCTGAACAGCGCCCCGGCACCGACCATCGTTCTGGTTCTGACGGCGCTGTTCGTGCTGGCCTTTTCATGGCGCATCATCGCGACGCGGCGGGCGCAGGCGGTGGGCTAG
- a CDS encoding SDR family oxidoreductase, producing the protein MRLQGKTALVTGAGSGFGRGIAETFAREGARVAVLDIDAEAAGTVALGIDGLAITCDVSHGDQVAAAVAETRKAFGSLDIVVNNAGWTVPNGPLLATDEAAFRKIYDVNVLSIFHMTHAVVPHWRERGRGVMINVGSTAGIRPRPGLTWYNSSKGAVNIMTRSLAVELAPDGIRVNGLAPVMGETGMLERFMGCEDTPENRARFIGTIPLGRLSQPRDIANAALYLASDEADFITGVILEVDGGRTI; encoded by the coding sequence ATGCGGCTTCAGGGCAAGACGGCGTTGGTGACTGGCGCGGGCTCGGGTTTTGGTCGCGGCATTGCCGAGACCTTCGCGCGCGAGGGGGCGCGGGTGGCCGTGCTGGATATCGATGCCGAAGCGGCCGGGACGGTGGCCCTGGGCATCGACGGTCTGGCCATAACCTGCGACGTCAGCCATGGCGATCAGGTCGCGGCAGCAGTGGCCGAGACGCGCAAGGCTTTCGGCAGCCTGGACATCGTGGTGAACAACGCTGGCTGGACGGTGCCGAACGGCCCCCTGCTTGCAACCGACGAGGCGGCGTTTCGCAAGATCTACGACGTCAACGTGCTGTCGATCTTTCACATGACCCATGCCGTGGTGCCGCATTGGCGCGAGCGGGGACGGGGGGTGATGATCAACGTGGGCTCGACCGCCGGGATCCGGCCGCGGCCGGGGTTGACGTGGTACAACTCATCCAAGGGCGCGGTGAATATCATGACCCGCAGCCTTGCGGTGGAACTGGCCCCCGACGGCATCCGGGTGAACGGCCTTGCCCCGGTGATGGGCGAAACCGGCATGCTGGAGCGGTTCATGGGCTGCGAGGATACGCCGGAAAACCGTGCCCGCTTTATCGGCACCATTCCGTTGGGCCGGCTGTCGCAGCCGCGAGACATCGCCAATGCGGCGCTTTACCTTGCTTCGGACGAGGCCGATTTCATCACCGGCGTCATCCTTGAGGTCGATGGCGGGCGAACGATCTAG
- a CDS encoding aldehyde dehydrogenase family protein — translation MQQSLNLPPARNLIGGAWHPAASGREMPMISPIDGQPFAAIAESGPEDVDGAIRAARAAFEGDWGHLTAAERGRLMLRLALRIEAEAESLAQLETRDNGKPIAQSRADMAALARYFEYYGGAADKLHGEVIPFLNGYDVTAMREPHGVTGHIIPWNYPVQIFGRSVGAALAMGNATVTKPAEDACLTILRLGELATEAGFPPGAINIVTGRGDVAGRALAEHPGVDFISFTGSPQVGQAIQIAAAKNYIPCTLELGGKSPQIVFEDADLEAAAPVIVSAIVQNGGQTCSAGSRVLIQRSIWQRLTAMLAERFRDTVARPSGEDAVLGPLISARQKARVERYIAEAKAPLIACGGIAVDAPATGFYVAPALFGPVDPQSPLAQEEVFGPVLAAIPFDTEAEAIAIANGTEYGLVAGIWTRDGDRQARVARTMRCGQVFINGYGAGGGIELPFGGVRKSGHGREKGFVALYEFSRLKTIVHRFA, via the coding sequence ATGCAGCAAAGCCTGAACCTGCCACCCGCTCGGAACCTGATCGGCGGTGCATGGCACCCTGCCGCTTCAGGACGCGAAATGCCGATGATTTCACCCATCGACGGCCAGCCCTTTGCTGCCATCGCGGAATCGGGCCCCGAGGATGTGGACGGCGCGATCCGCGCCGCCCGCGCCGCGTTCGAGGGCGATTGGGGCCATCTGACCGCTGCCGAGCGCGGCCGGCTGATGCTGCGCCTGGCGCTGCGTATCGAGGCCGAGGCGGAATCGCTTGCGCAGCTTGAAACCCGCGACAACGGCAAGCCCATCGCCCAGTCCCGCGCCGATATGGCGGCGCTGGCGCGTTACTTCGAATATTACGGCGGTGCCGCCGACAAGCTGCATGGCGAGGTGATCCCGTTTCTGAACGGTTATGACGTGACAGCTATGCGCGAACCGCACGGGGTCACCGGCCACATCATTCCGTGGAATTATCCGGTTCAGATCTTTGGCCGTTCGGTTGGGGCGGCGTTGGCGATGGGCAATGCGACCGTGACCAAGCCGGCCGAGGATGCGTGCCTGACGATCCTGCGTCTGGGCGAGCTTGCGACCGAGGCAGGCTTTCCACCCGGGGCCATCAATATCGTGACGGGTCGCGGCGATGTGGCGGGGCGCGCGCTGGCCGAACATCCCGGTGTCGATTTCATCAGCTTCACCGGCTCGCCCCAGGTGGGGCAGGCGATCCAGATCGCGGCGGCAAAGAACTACATTCCCTGCACGCTGGAACTGGGCGGGAAATCGCCGCAGATCGTGTTCGAGGATGCGGATCTTGAGGCGGCGGCCCCCGTCATTGTCAGCGCCATCGTGCAGAACGGCGGCCAGACCTGCTCGGCCGGTTCGCGCGTGCTGATCCAGCGCAGCATATGGCAGCGGCTGACGGCAATGCTGGCCGAGCGATTTCGCGATACCGTTGCCCGACCCTCGGGTGAGGACGCGGTGCTGGGCCCGCTGATCTCGGCCCGGCAAAAGGCCCGGGTCGAACGCTATATCGCCGAGGCCAAAGCGCCGCTGATCGCTTGCGGAGGCATTGCCGTTGACGCGCCCGCCACCGGCTTTTATGTCGCGCCGGCACTGTTCGGCCCGGTCGATCCGCAAAGCCCGCTGGCGCAGGAAGAGGTCTTTGGCCCGGTGCTGGCTGCCATCCCCTTCGATACCGAGGCCGAGGCCATCGCCATCGCCAATGGCACCGAATACGGGCTGGTCGCCGGTATCTGGACGCGGGATGGTGATCGGCAGGCGCGGGTGGCGCGGACTATGCGATGCGGGCAGGTCTTTATCAACGGCTATGGCGCCGGGGGCGGGATCGAACTGCCCTTTGGCGGGGTGCGCAAATCCGGGCACGGGCGCGAAAAGGGCTTTGTAGCCCTGTACGAGTTCTCGCGCCTGAAAACTATCGTCCATCGTTTCGCATAA
- a CDS encoding VIT1/CCC1 transporter family protein yields MTDQPSAHPDDPHYVSRMGWLRASVLGANDGIVSVGALIVGVAAADPGREAIFIAGLAGLVAGAMSMAMGEYVSVSSQSDTERADIARESTALREMPQEELHELAAIYESRGMTPGTALQAAREVTEHDALAAHVRDELGLSEASNANPLQAALASAATFSIAAAVPLLAAVFAPGGQIVASVLVAVMIALAVLGALGAWAGGAPPGRAVLRVVAGGILALAITAGIGKIFGVAV; encoded by the coding sequence ATGACCGATCAACCCAGCGCACATCCCGACGATCCGCATTACGTCAGCCGCATGGGATGGCTGCGCGCCTCGGTCCTGGGGGCGAATGACGGCATCGTCTCGGTGGGCGCGCTGATCGTCGGTGTGGCGGCGGCCGATCCGGGGCGCGAGGCGATTTTCATCGCCGGGCTGGCCGGGCTGGTGGCGGGGGCCATGTCCATGGCCATGGGCGAATATGTCTCGGTCAGTTCGCAATCCGACACCGAACGCGCGGATATTGCGCGTGAAAGCACTGCCTTGCGCGAGATGCCGCAGGAAGAGCTGCACGAACTGGCCGCGATCTACGAGTCGCGGGGCATGACGCCCGGCACCGCTTTGCAGGCCGCGCGCGAGGTGACCGAGCATGACGCGCTGGCCGCCCATGTCCGCGACGAATTGGGGCTGAGCGAAGCGTCGAACGCCAATCCGCTGCAAGCCGCGCTGGCCTCGGCCGCAACCTTCAGCATTGCGGCGGCAGTGCCGCTGCTGGCGGCCGTTTTCGCGCCCGGCGGACAGATCGTCGCCAGCGTGCTGGTGGCGGTGATGATCGCGCTGGCGGTGCTGGGCGCGCTGGGGGCATGGGCAGGCGGCGCGCCGCCCGGACGCGCCGTGCTGCGGGTGGTGGCAGGCGGCATCCTTGCGCTGGCGATCACCGCAGGCATCGGCAAGATCTTCGGCGTCGCGGTCTAG
- a CDS encoding ABC transporter ATP-binding protein, giving the protein MLTIEQLNVWFGHAPERVDAVKSADFHVAPGESFGLVGESGSGKSTILRAITGLIDTWSGRIEVAGETITGRRRSQEFHKTVQMVFQDPYASLHPRHSVDRVLSETLNLQGMDQIDARITRLLDQVGLGRGFRFRYPHQLSGGQRQRVAIARALAAEPRLLLLDEPTSALDVSVQAEILNLLCDIRAERGLTYVMVSHDLAVVAHMCDRLAVMREGRIIEQMDAATLRAGAAQGEYARALIAASTSYTRET; this is encoded by the coding sequence ATGCTGACGATCGAGCAGTTGAATGTCTGGTTCGGCCATGCGCCGGAACGCGTCGATGCGGTCAAATCCGCCGATTTCCATGTCGCGCCGGGGGAAAGCTTCGGGCTGGTCGGCGAAAGCGGCTCGGGGAAATCGACCATCCTGCGCGCGATAACCGGCCTCATCGACACATGGTCGGGCCGGATCGAGGTGGCAGGCGAAACCATTACCGGCCGCCGCCGCTCGCAAGAGTTTCACAAGACGGTGCAGATGGTGTTCCAGGACCCCTATGCCAGCCTGCATCCGCGCCATTCCGTGGACCGGGTGCTGTCAGAGACCCTGAACCTGCAAGGCATGGACCAGATCGACGCCCGTATCACCCGGTTGCTCGATCAGGTGGGTCTTGGGCGTGGCTTCCGTTTTCGCTATCCGCACCAGCTTTCGGGCGGGCAACGGCAGCGGGTGGCTATTGCCCGAGCCCTGGCGGCCGAGCCGCGGCTTTTGCTCTTGGACGAGCCGACCTCGGCGCTGGATGTCAGCGTGCAGGCCGAGATCTTGAACCTGCTTTGCGATATCCGGGCCGAGCGCGGGCTGACCTATGTCATGGTCAGCCATGATCTTGCGGTGGTGGCGCATATGTGCGACCGGCTGGCGGTCATGCGCGAAGGCCGGATCATCGAGCAGATGGACGCCGCCACCCTGCGGGCCGGCGCGGCGCAAGGCGAATATGCCCGCGCGCTGATCGCCGCCAGCACCAGCTATACGCGCGAAACCTAG
- a CDS encoding ABC transporter ATP-binding protein, which yields MTPLLSVRDLHVTFPTRSGVFQAVRGVGFDLGRERLGVVGESGSGKSMTGRAILGLVRPPGQVTADRMELDGESILNLPEARMRRLRGPRISMVMQDPKFSLNPVMTVGRQIMEGYRLHTGVNRAAARDKALEMLAAVQIRDPERVFDAYPHEVSGGMGQRIMIAMMLAPDPEILIADEPTSALDVSVRNEVLRIMDRLVRERGMGLIFISHDLNLVAQFCDRVLIMYAGRVVEELPANELHAAKHPYTQGLLNSLPRLDHPVERLTVLQRQESWRDAPSMGAS from the coding sequence ATGACCCCGCTGCTTTCAGTGCGCGACCTGCACGTCACCTTCCCGACCCGCTCGGGGGTGTTTCAGGCGGTGCGCGGCGTCGGCTTCGACCTTGGCCGGGAACGGCTGGGGGTGGTGGGCGAAAGCGGCTCTGGCAAGTCCATGACCGGCCGCGCCATTCTCGGCCTCGTGCGCCCGCCGGGCCAAGTCACCGCCGACCGGATGGAGCTTGACGGAGAGTCGATCCTGAACCTGCCCGAAGCCCGGATGCGCCGCCTGCGCGGCCCGCGCATCAGCATGGTGATGCAGGACCCCAAGTTCAGCCTCAACCCGGTGATGACTGTGGGCCGGCAGATCATGGAAGGCTACCGCCTGCACACCGGTGTCAACCGCGCCGCCGCCCGCGACAAGGCGCTCGAGATGCTTGCCGCCGTGCAGATCCGCGATCCCGAACGGGTTTTCGACGCCTACCCGCACGAGGTTTCGGGCGGCATGGGCCAGCGCATCATGATCGCGATGATGCTCGCCCCCGACCCGGAAATCCTGATCGCGGACGAACCGACCTCGGCGCTGGATGTCTCGGTCCGCAACGAGGTCCTGCGCATCATGGACCGGCTTGTCCGCGAACGCGGCATGGGGCTGATCTTTATCAGCCATGACCTGAACCTCGTCGCGCAGTTCTGCGACCGCGTTCTGATCATGTATGCCGGCCGGGTGGTCGAGGAACTGCCGGCCAACGAACTGCACGCCGCAAAGCACCCCTATACGCAGGGGCTTTTGAACAGCCTGCCCCGCCTCGATCACCCGGTCGAACGGCTCACCGTCCTGCAACGGCAAGAGAGCTGGCGCGACGCCCCATCGATGGGCGCTTCATGA